One Enterococcus silesiacus genomic window carries:
- a CDS encoding transcriptional regulator produces MLKISEMAKLANTTRRTLIFYDQENIFKPSKKTEAGYRYYDYNQLYDLMFILGLRSLDIPIAEIKAIKIHSKGVPAPQLLNAQNKIDKKIDELIKIQNVINKKIEDQSVIEDTPLYQPKIEQRIKTIFWCSRQSVSCTEEEVAQLFSEFYKQLDSLAVMDTAKSGFLTTLSVNNPNGYAEASFRIIKEKIDSDHKVFIPIMEKNAGSYACILVENNEAGIHQGLTKLKSFCQKNKLKTADYLWQLNSGATLIETGASKYGWLEFAIFNEKIE; encoded by the coding sequence ATGTTAAAAATAAGTGAGATGGCCAAATTAGCCAATACAACCCGCCGTACATTAATATTTTATGACCAAGAAAATATTTTTAAACCATCCAAAAAAACTGAAGCTGGTTACCGTTACTATGATTATAACCAATTATACGATTTAATGTTTATACTCGGATTACGTAGTTTAGATATTCCAATAGCTGAAATTAAAGCAATCAAAATACATTCAAAAGGTGTCCCAGCACCTCAATTGCTGAATGCTCAAAATAAAATTGATAAAAAAATTGACGAGTTGATTAAAATCCAAAATGTAATCAACAAAAAAATTGAAGATCAATCTGTTATTGAAGACACTCCCCTATATCAGCCCAAGATAGAACAGCGAATTAAAACAATATTTTGGTGTTCTCGCCAATCTGTGAGTTGTACGGAGGAAGAGGTCGCTCAATTGTTTTCAGAATTCTATAAGCAATTGGACTCATTGGCTGTTATGGATACAGCTAAATCTGGTTTTTTAACTACATTATCTGTTAATAACCCCAACGGCTACGCTGAGGCATCTTTTAGAATTATTAAAGAAAAAATTGATAGTGATCATAAAGTTTTTATCCCCATCATGGAAAAAAACGCAGGTAGTTACGCTTGTATTTTAGTGGAAAATAATGAGGCTGGTATCCATCAGGGATTAACTAAATTAAAGTCATTCTGTCAAAAAAATAAGTTAAAAACTGCAGACTATCTATGGCAGCTTAATTCAGGAGCCACCCTTATTGAAACAGGGGCTTCTAAATATGGGTGGCTTGAGTTTGCCATTTTTAATGAAAAGATTGAATAG
- a CDS encoding haloacid dehalogenase: MENIQLIASDMDHTLLTEKGELPPDFNSDILALEQLGVSFAIASGRPLYTLTNLFSELNEKMIFISDNGGLISYKGKIIFKSLISPVDYKTMIHFVEEQTNGIAILCGLDSAYLSEKHKKYAAFLRTFYTNITFVEDIQSIQIDIDKFTIYFPENDSKVNYHEKIMPKFNEKFSVTIGDTIWIDIMNKGVDKGQAMAILGEKLGIDSSQMMAFGDTYNDKEMLQYVKYSYIVGNADEDMKQYAQFVTKTNDEYGVTKVIEELIEIKNNLR; encoded by the coding sequence ATGGAAAATATTCAATTGATAGCTTCAGATATGGATCATACGCTTTTGACAGAAAAGGGAGAACTCCCTCCTGATTTTAATTCAGATATTTTAGCATTAGAACAACTAGGTGTCTCTTTCGCAATAGCTAGTGGTCGACCATTGTATACATTAACTAATCTTTTTTCTGAGTTAAACGAGAAAATGATTTTTATCAGTGATAACGGTGGCCTAATCAGTTATAAAGGGAAAATTATTTTCAAAAGTCTTATCTCTCCAGTAGATTATAAAACAATGATTCACTTTGTTGAAGAGCAAACAAATGGTATTGCGATTTTATGTGGTCTGGATTCTGCCTATCTATCTGAAAAACATAAGAAGTATGCTGCATTTTTACGCACGTTTTATACCAATATTACTTTTGTAGAAGATATTCAATCAATTCAAATAGATATAGATAAATTTACCATTTACTTTCCCGAAAATGATAGCAAAGTAAACTATCATGAAAAGATAATGCCTAAATTCAATGAAAAATTTTCAGTAACAATTGGCGATACAATCTGGATCGACATCATGAATAAAGGAGTAGATAAAGGTCAAGCTATGGCTATTTTAGGAGAAAAATTAGGTATTGATTCAAGTCAAATGATGGCTTTTGGAGATACATATAACGATAAAGAAATGCTTCAATATGTAAAGTATAGCTATATTGTAGGGAATGCTGACGAGGATATGAAGCAATATGCTCAGTTTGTAACGAAGACTAATGATGAGTATGGTGTAACAAAAGTAATAGAAGAATTGATAGAGATAAAAAATAATTTGAGGTAA
- a CDS encoding macrolide transporter, whose translation MKKNIAFKKLVIGQMFANIGDIIYTIAVVSSVFTLTNSALAASLAPVIMTVGTVFSGLLTPVLINYATLTDILRKTQLFKTFILIGLAVYLNLKVNNENLFFLYTFIFSISFLDGCAEPISRALIPHYAAKSYLIRANSIFSTMLQIVSIGGWAVGSSLLIIFSISGLIWINVGIFAIATFAFWYLPTVSTTDNADGDRWKHLISGWQEIRKQPIIFTIVSMDILESIANTAWISAVVLVFVKDVLHVSENWWGYINATYFLGAALGSMIVFYLNVMVDKNKSKVIVISSILGGVITLLVALGGNPFLILVYSILIGVFLQVKNIPQATILQQKIDRNKLTSVYAATGILNTATFSLSSLLMGAVADTLGVNVVFVLSGILLFVVAFIARNKKELLDN comes from the coding sequence ATGAAAAAAAATATAGCGTTTAAAAAGCTTGTTATCGGTCAAATGTTTGCGAATATTGGCGATATTATCTACACAATTGCCGTCGTTAGTTCAGTTTTTACACTAACAAACTCTGCATTAGCTGCTTCTCTAGCTCCAGTTATTATGACTGTTGGGACAGTATTTTCTGGATTGTTAACGCCTGTATTAATTAATTATGCTACACTGACAGATATTTTACGAAAAACTCAATTATTTAAAACATTTATATTAATAGGATTAGCAGTTTATTTAAACTTAAAAGTAAATAATGAAAATCTGTTCTTTTTATATACATTTATTTTTAGTATTTCTTTTTTAGATGGTTGCGCTGAGCCAATAAGTAGGGCATTGATACCTCATTATGCCGCAAAGTCTTATTTGATACGTGCCAATAGCATTTTTAGTACAATGCTTCAAATTGTCAGTATTGGTGGATGGGCAGTGGGCTCTTCTTTATTGATAATCTTCTCTATATCTGGCCTAATTTGGATTAATGTCGGTATATTTGCTATTGCTACTTTCGCTTTTTGGTATTTACCAACAGTTTCTACGACTGATAATGCTGATGGAGACAGATGGAAACACCTGATTTCTGGATGGCAAGAAATACGTAAACAACCCATTATATTTACAATTGTGAGTATGGATATACTTGAGAGTATTGCAAATACGGCGTGGATTTCAGCCGTTGTATTGGTCTTCGTGAAAGATGTTTTACATGTTTCAGAGAATTGGTGGGGCTACATTAATGCCACTTATTTTCTAGGTGCTGCTCTAGGAAGTATGATTGTATTTTATTTAAATGTAATGGTTGATAAGAATAAATCTAAAGTAATAGTCATAAGTTCAATTTTGGGTGGAGTCATTACATTACTCGTTGCTTTAGGAGGAAATCCATTTCTTATTTTAGTGTATTCAATTCTGATAGGTGTCTTCTTGCAAGTTAAGAATATCCCTCAAGCTACGATCCTACAACAGAAAATCGATAGAAATAAATTAACATCTGTGTATGCTGCAACAGGTATATTGAATACTGCAACCTTTTCTTTGTCATCACTATTGATGGGAGCTGTGGCAGATACCTTAGGTGTGAATGTTGTTTTTGTTCTTTCAGGAATACTATTATTTGTGGTTGCTTTTATAGCGAGAAATAAAAAGGAATTGCTAGATAATTAG
- a CDS encoding 6-phospho-beta-glucosidase: MTQETIFPENFLWGGAIAACQAEGAYGQYGRGMAVSDISFFDSQIDRQDLAKHRNVTTEKIEEAMDDLDTRRYPKRHGIDFYHRYKEDIALCAEMGFKVFRFSMAWSRIFPTGEELTPNQEGLDFYDAVLTEIEKYGMEPLVTISHFEMPLALVNKYKGWTDRKVIDLFVRFADCLFTNFGQRVTYWISFNEINAGRFSTFKSTGVVADKTDNYIQDCYQAVHHQFIAAALVTKRLHEINPAGKMGCMIARFTTYAATCKPEDVLQMMHDDQYDNFFYTDVMIRGAYPGYMNRFFKENGVSIVWTDGDKELLKEYTSDYLAFSYYMSNVSSAQPDEGDMTDANLKKGLKNPYLESSAWGWQIDPKGLRYTLNDLYDRYQVPLFIVENGIGAEDKVAADGSIHDTYRIDYLQKHLEQMKEALIDGVDLIGYTTWSSIDIVSSGTSEMSKRYGFIYVDQDDDGNGTLARSRKDSFYWYQKVIQSNGAELIVS; encoded by the coding sequence ATGACACAAGAAACTATATTTCCAGAAAATTTTTTATGGGGAGGCGCGATTGCAGCCTGTCAAGCTGAAGGGGCATACGGTCAATATGGTCGTGGCATGGCGGTTTCAGATATTTCATTTTTTGACAGCCAAATTGACCGTCAAGATTTAGCGAAGCATCGCAATGTAACGACAGAAAAGATTGAAGAAGCGATGGATGATCTAGATACAAGACGTTATCCTAAACGACATGGGATTGATTTTTATCATCGATATAAAGAAGATATTGCCTTATGTGCAGAAATGGGCTTTAAAGTCTTCCGCTTTTCAATGGCTTGGAGCCGTATTTTCCCAACAGGTGAAGAGTTAACACCGAATCAAGAAGGCCTTGATTTCTACGATGCTGTTTTAACTGAAATTGAAAAATATGGCATGGAACCACTTGTGACCATCTCACACTTTGAAATGCCGCTAGCGCTTGTAAATAAATATAAGGGCTGGACAGATCGTAAAGTCATTGACTTATTTGTTCGCTTTGCCGATTGCTTGTTTACCAACTTTGGGCAACGAGTGACTTACTGGATTTCCTTTAATGAAATTAATGCAGGACGTTTTTCAACCTTTAAATCTACAGGTGTCGTAGCAGATAAAACCGATAATTATATCCAAGATTGCTATCAAGCAGTCCATCATCAATTTATCGCAGCAGCACTTGTGACCAAACGGTTGCATGAAATCAATCCAGCAGGCAAAATGGGCTGTATGATTGCACGCTTTACGACTTATGCTGCAACGTGTAAGCCAGAGGATGTCTTACAAATGATGCATGACGATCAATATGATAACTTCTTCTATACAGATGTGATGATTCGCGGGGCTTATCCTGGCTATATGAATCGCTTCTTTAAAGAAAATGGTGTCTCAATCGTTTGGACAGACGGAGATAAAGAGCTATTAAAAGAATATACGTCTGATTATTTAGCATTCAGTTACTATATGTCTAATGTCTCAAGTGCACAGCCAGATGAAGGCGACATGACAGATGCCAACTTGAAAAAAGGGCTAAAGAATCCTTATCTAGAAAGCTCAGCTTGGGGCTGGCAAATTGACCCTAAAGGCTTGCGTTACACATTAAATGACCTTTATGATCGCTATCAAGTGCCTTTATTTATTGTAGAAAATGGTATTGGTGCTGAAGATAAAGTAGCAGCAGATGGGAGTATTCATGACACCTACCGTATTGATTATTTGCAAAAACATCTTGAGCAAATGAAGGAAGCTTTGATCGATGGTGTTGATTTAATTGGGTACACGACGTGGTCTTCGATTGATATTGTTTCGTCGGGTACCTCTGAAATGTCAAAACGATATGGCTTTATCTATGTCGATCAGGATGATGATGGTAACGGGACATTGGCTCGTAGCAGAAAAGATTCTTTCTATTGGTATCAAAAAGTGATTCAAAGTAACGGAGCAGAGTTGATAGTTTCATAA
- a CDS encoding PTS beta-glucoside transporter subunit EIIBCA (phosphoenolpyruvate-dependent sugar phosphotransferase system; catalyzes the phosphorylation of incoming sugar substrates concomitant with their translocation across the cell membrane; IIB is phosphorylated by IIA and then transfers the phosphoryl group to the sugar; IIC forms the translocation channel) → MDTNQLAEKILKEVGGEENVQSLVHCATRLRFKLKDRNIVDKSAVESIPGVVTVMESAGQFQVVIGNTVPEVYAAIGTISNLTGDQTGSDNSSNDNETIFGKFVDLISSLFTPLLGVMAGAGILKGLLSIATTTKLIIPETSTYIILSAIADSLFYFLPVLLAITAARKFKANVFVAVTIAGALVYPTIIGLAAPDISADFFGIPVVMVKYTSTVIPIILAIYVMSVLEKFLNKRLHQSIKNFITPMILLVVIVPLTLMIFGPFGVYVGNAIADVLITVINFNPIIAGALIAASWQILVMFGLHWGIVPVMMNNIATMGKDPLKPSVAISVFAQAGAVLGVMLKTKNKEFRALSASAVVTALFGITEPAVYGVTLRLKRPFIIGVISAAVGGGIVGYAGSMGYAAGPSSILMIPAFYGPNGEGFVGFLIGIAVAFVLAAVLTYFIGFEDIPEATTATKETTTVAQVGVKSEVISSPLAGDIVSLENINDKAFASGTLGQGLAIAPTKGEVISPVNGTVTMAFATGHAVGVTSENGAEVLIHIGLDTVQLEGKHFELKVTQGQTVKVGEPLVVFDIEAIKAAGFDVTTPVIITNTANYEDVVVSDQAQVNAGDRLITLL, encoded by the coding sequence ATGGATACGAATCAATTAGCAGAAAAAATATTAAAAGAAGTCGGTGGCGAAGAAAACGTACAATCACTTGTTCATTGTGCGACACGCCTAAGATTTAAGTTGAAAGATAGAAATATTGTTGATAAAAGTGCTGTGGAAAGTATTCCCGGCGTAGTGACAGTGATGGAAAGTGCGGGACAATTCCAAGTAGTTATTGGTAATACTGTCCCTGAAGTTTACGCGGCGATTGGAACTATTTCTAATTTAACTGGTGATCAAACAGGTTCAGATAATAGTTCAAATGACAATGAAACGATTTTTGGGAAATTTGTAGATTTGATTTCTAGCTTATTTACGCCATTACTTGGTGTGATGGCAGGAGCTGGGATTTTAAAAGGGTTACTTTCGATTGCGACGACAACAAAATTGATCATACCAGAAACGTCAACTTATATTATTCTAAGTGCAATTGCAGATAGTTTATTCTACTTCTTACCCGTTTTGCTAGCGATCACAGCAGCCAGAAAATTCAAAGCCAATGTCTTTGTTGCAGTAACGATTGCAGGTGCGCTAGTTTATCCAACGATTATTGGGTTAGCCGCACCAGATATTTCAGCTGATTTCTTTGGAATTCCAGTGGTCATGGTGAAATATACGTCGACTGTTATTCCGATCATCTTAGCTATTTATGTGATGAGTGTCCTAGAAAAATTCTTGAACAAACGTTTACATCAAAGCATTAAAAACTTTATTACACCAATGATTCTGTTGGTTGTGATTGTTCCTTTAACATTAATGATTTTTGGTCCATTTGGTGTCTATGTAGGGAATGCGATTGCGGATGTTTTGATTACAGTCATCAACTTTAATCCGATTATTGCAGGTGCTTTAATTGCAGCGTCATGGCAAATTCTTGTGATGTTTGGTTTACACTGGGGAATTGTACCAGTGATGATGAACAATATTGCCACAATGGGGAAAGATCCTTTAAAACCAAGCGTAGCGATTTCAGTATTTGCTCAAGCAGGTGCCGTTTTAGGTGTTATGTTAAAGACTAAAAATAAAGAGTTTAGAGCATTGTCAGCTTCTGCTGTAGTCACAGCCTTATTCGGCATTACTGAACCAGCTGTGTATGGTGTGACATTAAGATTAAAACGTCCGTTTATTATTGGGGTGATTTCAGCCGCTGTTGGTGGCGGTATTGTTGGGTATGCTGGAAGTATGGGCTATGCAGCAGGACCTTCAAGTATTTTAATGATTCCAGCTTTCTATGGACCAAATGGAGAAGGCTTCGTAGGTTTCTTGATTGGTATTGCAGTAGCCTTTGTCTTAGCAGCCGTTTTAACTTATTTCATCGGCTTTGAGGATATTCCAGAAGCAACAACCGCTACAAAAGAAACAACGACAGTTGCACAGGTTGGCGTAAAATCAGAAGTGATCAGCAGCCCACTAGCTGGTGATATTGTGTCACTAGAAAATATTAATGATAAAGCTTTCGCTTCAGGAACATTAGGTCAAGGGTTAGCGATTGCTCCAACGAAAGGTGAAGTGATTTCACCCGTCAATGGCACGGTTACTATGGCCTTTGCAACAGGACACGCAGTTGGTGTAACTTCAGAAAATGGTGCAGAAGTACTGATCCATATTGGTTTAGATACTGTTCAACTAGAAGGGAAACACTTTGAGTTAAAAGTAACACAAGGCCAAACGGTAAAAGTTGGCGAGCCACTGGTTGTGTTTGATATCGAAGCGATCAAAGCAGCTGGCTTTGACGTAACAACACCGGTTATTATTACCAATACAGCAAATTATGAAGACGTTGTAGTCAGCGATCAAGCACAAGTCAATGCTGGTGACCGTTTGATTACATTATTATAA
- a CDS encoding transcription antiterminator LicT codes for MKIYKILNNNVIITKDENGIEHVIMGKGIGFKKSAGETLDMTKADKIFHLEDAGLQQHFNSLSNEVPYPILKVTEEFIDIAKKKLNQKLNESLHVSLVDHIFHALKRHQNGQSITNSLIWEINRLYPNEFELAKDLLDMVEQETEVRLPADEAGFIAMHLINAEMNEEMNTTVAITKEVSAILKIVKYHLGIEYDEESLNFYRFLTHLKFFVQRITNGTLLDSEDHDLYLLMKKKYPLAYECANKIAEYVYTTFHMDLTSEEMLYLVIHLKRLYTREKTLSKKD; via the coding sequence ATGAAAATATATAAAATACTAAACAACAATGTGATCATCACAAAAGATGAGAATGGAATAGAACATGTGATTATGGGCAAAGGCATTGGATTTAAAAAGAGCGCCGGCGAAACATTAGATATGACAAAGGCTGATAAAATTTTTCATTTAGAAGATGCTGGTTTGCAGCAGCATTTTAACTCACTTAGTAATGAAGTTCCTTATCCAATTCTAAAAGTGACTGAGGAATTTATTGATATCGCAAAGAAAAAGCTGAATCAAAAATTAAATGAAAGCTTACATGTTTCTCTTGTGGATCATATTTTTCATGCGTTAAAAAGACATCAAAATGGACAATCGATTACTAATTCTTTGATTTGGGAAATCAATCGTTTATATCCAAATGAATTTGAACTAGCTAAGGATTTGCTAGATATGGTTGAGCAGGAAACAGAAGTTAGATTGCCAGCGGATGAGGCAGGATTCATTGCGATGCATTTGATCAATGCGGAAATGAATGAAGAAATGAATACAACTGTTGCGATTACAAAAGAAGTCTCTGCTATTTTAAAAATTGTGAAATATCATTTAGGGATTGAATATGATGAAGAGTCATTGAATTTTTATCGTTTTTTGACCCATCTTAAATTTTTTGTACAACGGATCACCAATGGAACGTTGCTTGATAGTGAAGATCATGACCTTTATTTATTGATGAAAAAGAAGTACCCATTAGCATATGAGTGTGCAAATAAAATTGCGGAGTATGTGTATACGACTTTCCATATGGACTTAACTTCTGAGGAAATGTTATACCTTGTGATTCATTTAAAGCGTTTATATACAAGAGAGAAAACACTTTCAAAAAAAGATTGA
- a CDS encoding transcriptional regulator — protein sequence MNFNKQLKLYRERDGYSQEELGEKIYVTRQTISKWENDHTYPDIHNLIALSTLFDVTLDELVKGDVAIMKNNQNIEAKKMNRLSWIMLLFIGLTVLSIVPFVDLWGWYGLSIPFILWAISMIAALKIEKIKKEKDVQTYGEIVAFMDGENLEAARAKRDKKRDRWNKTKIVLGFSLAAGVLTAISALLWMWFS from the coding sequence ATGAACTTTAATAAGCAATTAAAACTTTATCGTGAAAGAGATGGGTATTCTCAAGAAGAACTTGGAGAAAAAATCTACGTCACACGGCAAACTATTTCTAAATGGGAGAACGATCATACGTATCCTGATATTCATAATTTGATTGCTTTAAGCACTCTTTTTGATGTCACTTTAGATGAATTAGTCAAAGGAGATGTAGCAATTATGAAAAACAATCAAAACATCGAGGCAAAAAAAATGAATCGACTCTCTTGGATCATGCTTCTATTTATCGGGTTAACGGTTTTATCTATTGTACCTTTTGTAGACTTATGGGGTTGGTATGGCTTGAGTATTCCTTTCATTCTTTGGGCAATTTCTATGATTGCGGCTTTAAAAATCGAGAAAATCAAAAAAGAAAAAGATGTTCAAACGTATGGTGAAATTGTTGCTTTTATGGATGGGGAGAATCTTGAAGCAGCCAGAGCCAAACGTGATAAAAAAAGGGATCGTTGGAACAAAACAAAAATCGTTTTGGGCTTTTCATTAGCGGCTGGCGTACTTACTGCAATTAGTGCTTTGCTATGGATGTGGTTTTCATAA
- a CDS encoding MarR family transcriptional regulator — protein sequence MIENNISYIANYLWQKSIENIDTILTKEEKSRFNIADYYYLTTIYHMDYPTLGEVSEKLSFTKPAISAMVKRLEGLDFIEKHQSSIDKRIYNLLITEKGKNIVEGDNSLYQQFTEKVRELTTEDQMKQFTCLLEKLTAQLKE from the coding sequence ATGATTGAAAATAACATTTCTTATATTGCAAATTATCTATGGCAAAAATCAATAGAAAATATTGATACTATTTTAACGAAAGAAGAAAAAAGCAGATTTAATATTGCTGATTATTACTACTTAACTACCATTTATCACATGGATTACCCAACTTTGGGAGAAGTGTCCGAAAAACTTAGCTTTACCAAACCCGCTATATCTGCAATGGTAAAGCGATTAGAAGGTCTTGACTTCATTGAAAAGCATCAGTCTTCTATAGACAAGCGTATATACAATCTTCTGATAACAGAAAAAGGAAAAAATATTGTTGAAGGAGATAATAGCCTGTATCAACAATTTACAGAAAAAGTCCGTGAATTGACAACTGAAGATCAGATGAAGCAATTTACCTGTTTGTTAGAGAAATTAACTGCACAATTGAAAGAATAA
- a CDS encoding oxidoreductase — MKKKFEGANIVIIGATGGLGTSYARAFADEGASILLAGRNELKLQELAQALPEKTSVAQVDITSAESVEKLAVLASKWAEKIDIVVNATGFDVRKSLTEHQIAEIDKSVNINLIGSILISRAFLPHMRANKGSTIVHMGGFADGRLAFPYYSVDVATRSGIFSFVESINRELQQDGSLVRLTYFCPNSADTTAERPFHSVWKEMGISISSTDQVAAELLKAVEQKKTIYIMGGIATRFFAKLNSLSPKTADILLLNKYGAILKKYFGSNESKKMNREKKNSSLKKIALCMVVLSFGLYGLLPVVPFISFNLSLKMVIAGTIMGISEILFWLGSLILGKELIIKYRNNFNFFKCFGKL; from the coding sequence ATGAAGAAAAAATTTGAAGGAGCAAATATTGTGATAATTGGTGCAACAGGAGGCTTGGGAACAAGCTATGCACGAGCATTTGCCGATGAAGGAGCTTCAATTCTATTAGCTGGGAGAAATGAACTGAAACTACAAGAACTTGCTCAAGCTTTGCCCGAAAAAACTTCGGTAGCTCAAGTCGATATCACAAGTGCAGAATCCGTGGAAAAACTTGCAGTTTTAGCAAGCAAATGGGCAGAAAAGATTGATATTGTTGTGAATGCTACTGGTTTTGATGTACGAAAATCATTAACCGAGCATCAAATTGCAGAAATAGATAAATCTGTAAACATCAACCTTATAGGATCTATCTTAATTTCTAGAGCCTTTTTACCTCATATGAGAGCGAACAAAGGAAGTACTATTGTTCATATGGGTGGCTTTGCAGATGGTCGTTTAGCTTTTCCATACTATAGTGTTGATGTTGCAACTCGCTCAGGTATTTTCTCTTTTGTTGAATCTATAAATCGAGAGTTACAGCAAGATGGAAGTCTAGTACGTTTAACTTATTTTTGTCCTAACTCAGCGGATACGACTGCTGAAAGACCTTTTCATTCTGTTTGGAAAGAGATGGGCATTTCAATTTCGTCTACAGATCAAGTAGCAGCAGAATTACTCAAGGCAGTTGAACAAAAGAAAACGATTTATATAATGGGTGGAATAGCTACCCGCTTTTTTGCAAAATTAAATAGTTTATCTCCTAAGACAGCGGATATACTATTGTTAAATAAATATGGCGCAATTTTAAAAAAATATTTTGGTTCAAATGAGTCTAAAAAAATGAATAGAGAAAAAAAAAATAGTAGTTTGAAAAAAATCGCTCTTTGTATGGTAGTATTGTCCTTTGGACTCTATGGATTACTACCTGTAGTTCCCTTTATATCATTTAACCTTTCACTGAAAATGGTGATAGCGGGAACTATAATGGGTATTAGTGAAATTCTTTTTTGGTTGGGAAGTTTGATACTTGGCAAAGAATTAATCATAAAATATCGCAATAATTTCAATTTTTTCAAATGTTTCGGCAAACTATAA
- a CDS encoding cystathionine gamma-synthase (catalyzes the formation of cystathionine from L-cysteine and O-succinyl-L-homoserine), translated as MHFQTKLIHGGISNDEQTGAVSVPIYQTSTYQQNGVGKPKQYEYSRSGNPTRFALEELVAELDEGVQGFAFASGLAALHTVLSLFESGDHILLGDDVYGGTFRLFQKVFEKNGLTYSLVKTDALTSIEQAITDKTKAILFETPTNPLLKISDIQEISSLAKKHHLLTIVDNTFMTPYFQRPLTLGADIVVYSGTKYLGGHSDVVSGLAVTNQTALAEKIGYYQNAIGSVLGPHDSWLVQRSLKTLALRMEAHQKNALKVATYLENHPAIAAVYYPGLKSHAGFELAKKQMSGFSGMISFELKNAALVNSFVESLEIFILAESLGGVESLIEVPAVMTHASIPKEIREQAGIKDGLIRLSVGIEYIGDLIADLKQAFERISR; from the coding sequence ATGCATTTTCAAACAAAATTAATCCATGGTGGAATTAGTAACGATGAACAAACAGGAGCAGTCAGTGTCCCAATCTATCAAACGTCAACCTATCAGCAAAATGGTGTTGGAAAACCTAAACAGTATGAATATTCTCGTTCTGGAAATCCGACACGATTCGCTTTAGAAGAACTAGTAGCAGAGCTAGATGAGGGAGTCCAAGGCTTTGCATTTGCTTCTGGTTTAGCAGCCTTGCATACTGTCTTATCACTTTTTGAGTCAGGAGATCATATATTATTAGGAGATGATGTATACGGCGGAACGTTTCGGCTATTTCAAAAGGTTTTTGAGAAAAATGGACTAACATATTCATTGGTGAAAACAGATGCTTTAACCTCAATAGAGCAGGCAATCACGGATAAAACAAAAGCAATTCTCTTTGAGACGCCAACAAATCCATTATTGAAGATTTCTGATATTCAAGAAATCTCATCTTTAGCAAAAAAACATCATTTACTGACGATTGTCGATAATACCTTTATGACACCCTATTTTCAACGTCCGTTAACATTAGGAGCCGACATTGTCGTATATAGTGGAACAAAATATCTTGGTGGACATAGTGATGTCGTATCAGGTTTAGCAGTGACGAACCAAACTGCGTTAGCAGAAAAAATCGGCTATTACCAAAATGCGATAGGGAGCGTCCTAGGTCCACATGATAGTTGGTTAGTTCAAAGAAGTCTCAAAACCTTAGCCCTTAGAATGGAAGCTCACCAAAAAAATGCATTAAAAGTTGCAACATATCTTGAAAATCATCCAGCTATTGCAGCTGTTTATTATCCAGGGTTAAAGAGCCATGCAGGTTTTGAATTAGCCAAAAAACAAATGAGCGGCTTTAGTGGCATGATTTCCTTTGAGCTGAAAAATGCGGCGTTGGTCAATTCGTTTGTGGAAAGCTTAGAAATTTTTATTTTAGCAGAAAGCTTGGGTGGAGTTGAAAGTTTGATCGAAGTTCCAGCAGTGATGACCCATGCATCTATTCCAAAGGAAATCAGAGAACAGGCTGGAATTAAAGATGGGTTGATTCGCTTATCTGTAGGTATTGAATATATTGGTGATTTGATAGCGGATCTAAAACAGGCGTTTGAAAGAATAAGTAGATAG